Genomic segment of Exiguobacterium acetylicum:
GCTGATAATAGTTGATGCCGAGCAGGTCGACCGTGTGGGTCGCGATCTTCTGTCGATCCAGTTCCTCCATCAGAGGAAGCGCATCCTGTTCCTTCAACAGGTCTATCAATTCTGACGGGAATGTCCCGAGGACGGACGGGTCCAGGAAGGAACGATTGAACAGGATGTCCGCCAGATGAGCGGCATGGAGGTCCGCCTCGTTCTGGCTTCTCGGATAAGACGGCGTCAGGTTGAGGATGATGCCAATCTTTCCAGCCTGGCCCGACTCCTTATACGCCTCGATGGCAAGGGCACTCGACAAGATTGAATGATAGGCGACCTGGACGGCGCGCTTGAAATCCACCACGTTCGGATAATGGAAGTCGTACAGATAGCCTCCCTCGACCGGGACGATCGGTTCGTTGTGCGTGAACCATTTCGTCACACGGTCCCCGAACAGCTCGAAGCAGACCTTGGCATAGTCGACGTAACGTGCGACGACGTCCCGGCTCTCCCAGCCACCCTGATGCTGCAACGCGAGCGGCATGTCGAAGTGGTACAGGTTGACGAAAGGCTCGATGCCGGACTGGATCAGCTCGTCGATCACGCGGTTGTAGAAATCGACGGCGAGCGGGTTGACCTCCCCTTCCCCGGTCGGGAACAGACGGGACCAGGAGATCGACATCCGGAACGAGTTGTGCCCGAGTTCCTTCATCAGGGCGATGTCCTCTTCGTACTGGTGATAGAAGTCGGACGCCACCGTCGCACCGACGCCGTCGAAGAAACGATTCGGCTCCTGCTCGTACCAGTAGTCCCAGATGTTCGGTCCCTTACCTCCCTCATACGCAGCGCCTTCCATCTGCGTCGCGGATGCGGCCGTCCCCCACCAGAAGTCGGTCGGGAAGGTATACTTCTTCTCCTGCACGGTCGTGTTCTCTGTCTGATTCATCCTATGCACATCCTATCTATAGTTGTTTTTCACTCAATCGACGTCGTTCAGCCGATTTGTTCCTTCTTCTCCTGCGTGGCGTTCGCCTCCTCGCGCTCCTTCTTCAGGTTCAGTCGATCGATGAAGACGAGGAACGGGAACCAGACCGCCATGATGATGGCGAAGTTGACGAGCTGTAACAGACCTCCGGCGAGGGAGTTGGTCGCCATCATGCCGCTGATGAACATCGGGACGGTCCACGGCACGGCTACGCCGGTCGGAGGCGGGACGATGC
This window contains:
- a CDS encoding glycoside hydrolase family 1 protein, encoding MNQTENTTVQEKKYTFPTDFWWGTAASATQMEGAAYEGGKGPNIWDYWYEQEPNRFFDGVGATVASDFYHQYEEDIALMKELGHNSFRMSISWSRLFPTGEGEVNPLAVDFYNRVIDELIQSGIEPFVNLYHFDMPLALQHQGGWESRDVVARYVDYAKVCFELFGDRVTKWFTHNEPIVPVEGGYLYDFHYPNVVDFKRAVQVAYHSILSSALAIEAYKESGQAGKIGIILNLTPSYPRSQNEADLHAAHLADILFNRSFLDPSVLGTFPSELIDLLKEQDALPLMEELDRQKIATHTVDLLGINYYQPRRIKVKEHLPNPKAPFMPEHLFDYYEMPGRKMNRHRGWEIYEKGVYDILTNLRENYGNIECFISENGMGVEGEERYRDAEGSIQDDYRIDFIAEHLKWVHRAMEEGSNVKGYHLWTFMDNWSWSNAYKNRYGFVGVDLTSQGRTVKKSGHWFKRVIEENGFVR